A genomic window from Desulfitibacter alkalitolerans DSM 16504 includes:
- the atpB gene encoding F0F1 ATP synthase subunit A, whose translation MEQKAKALSKIMEKMTPEHVFNIGPVSVDTTIINQWIAMLVLFGLIFWITRGLKSKPEGKKQVIAELMVEFFQSLLETNLGKKGRRYTPLVGTLFLFILTMNLLWFIPGLMPPTTDLSTTFGLAITTIITVNIIGLLNNGLKGYLHHFAEPFPVMLPLNVIEEAVKPVSLSLRLFGNMFGEKVVVTILFLLLPVLIPVPVMLLGVLMGVVQAFVFTLLTVTYLTTSIKGH comes from the coding sequence ATGGAACAAAAAGCAAAAGCCCTGTCAAAAATTATGGAAAAGATGACGCCAGAGCATGTTTTTAATATAGGACCTGTATCAGTTGATACCACAATCATCAACCAGTGGATAGCAATGCTGGTGCTTTTTGGCCTTATTTTTTGGATAACCAGAGGATTAAAATCCAAGCCGGAAGGCAAAAAGCAAGTCATTGCAGAGCTTATGGTAGAATTTTTCCAGAGTCTGCTGGAAACAAATCTGGGCAAAAAGGGTCGTAGATATACACCCCTTGTTGGAACACTATTTCTTTTCATATTAACAATGAACTTACTGTGGTTTATTCCAGGTCTTATGCCTCCAACCACTGATTTAAGTACTACCTTCGGACTGGCAATAACAACGATTATCACAGTTAACATTATCGGACTATTAAATAATGGGTTAAAGGGGTATTTACACCATTTTGCTGAACCATTTCCAGTAATGCTGCCCTTAAATGTTATTGAAGAGGCTGTAAAACCGGTATCATTATCTCTGCGTTTATTTGGCAACATGTTTGGTGAGAAGGTAGTTGTAACAATTTTGTTTTTACTGCTGCCTGTATTGATTCCAGTCCCTGTAATGCTGTTAGGTGTGCTCATGGGTGTGGTTCAAGCCTTTGTGTTTACCTTATTAACTGTAACCTATCTAACAACTTCTATTAAAGGGCACTAA
- a CDS encoding F0F1 ATP synthase subunit delta: MSNLAVAKRYGQALFDLASEKNMLDQLERELTDVMQVIEESHELKKVVEHQLMSAEIKQEIFRKVYSNRISPTAMNFLLLIVHKRREVALKQIVSQFLNLANEARGIVKVQVKSAVELSSDQLEKLRESLVKTTGRNILLEVTIDEKLIGGLVVRIGDRIIDGSISTKLNMLEKHLKNASFEQE, translated from the coding sequence ATGAGCAATTTAGCCGTAGCAAAAAGATATGGTCAGGCTCTCTTTGATTTGGCTTCGGAAAAAAACATGCTGGATCAGCTCGAAAGGGAACTAACTGATGTCATGCAGGTTATAGAAGAAAGCCATGAGCTTAAAAAGGTAGTAGAGCATCAGCTCATGAGTGCGGAAATAAAGCAGGAGATTTTTCGCAAGGTTTATTCAAACAGAATATCTCCAACAGCAATGAATTTTCTATTGTTAATAGTGCACAAAAGAAGAGAAGTGGCTTTAAAACAGATTGTCAGCCAATTCTTAAACCTGGCTAATGAAGCAAGGGGAATAGTAAAGGTCCAGGTGAAATCTGCCGTAGAGCTCTCATCTGATCAGCTTGAAAAGCTCCGGGAAAGCCTTGTAAAAACTACAGGCAGGAACATTTTACTAGAAGTGACAATTGATGAAAAACTTATTGGCGGATTAGTTGTAAGAATTGGGGATAGGATAATTGATGGTAGTATTTCCACAAAGTTAAATATGCTTGAAAAACATCTCAAGAACGCCAGTTTTGAACAGGAATAG
- the atpG gene encoding ATP synthase F1 subunit gamma, whose protein sequence is MAGMRDIKRRIRSVKSTQQITRAMKMVAAAKLRKAQASVIAARPYSNKLSEVMGRLSSAQNSFSHPLLEERTEGKIGFVVISADRGLCGGYNQNILRFAKDKMDAIGEDVSVICVGRKARDFFARRKYNIREYYVDLGDLPDYIQGRELAREIIKMFNTKEFKKLYLVFTEFGSAISYKPKMIPLLPIGSEANKEEKEQQIEYIYEPNSDEVLGTLLPRSVEINVFRALLEAKASEHGARMTAMGSATDNAGELIDKLVLSYNRARQAAITKEISEIVGGAAALQ, encoded by the coding sequence ATGGCAGGGATGCGGGATATAAAGCGGCGCATTCGAAGTGTAAAAAGTACCCAGCAGATTACCAGGGCTATGAAAATGGTTGCTGCTGCTAAGCTTAGAAAGGCACAAGCATCTGTTATTGCAGCCAGGCCTTACAGCAACAAGCTTTCTGAGGTTATGGGGAGATTATCATCAGCCCAGAACTCCTTTTCCCACCCATTGTTGGAGGAAAGGACCGAAGGAAAGATAGGCTTTGTGGTAATTAGTGCTGATAGGGGATTGTGCGGCGGATACAACCAGAACATTCTTCGCTTTGCCAAGGATAAAATGGATGCAATTGGCGAGGATGTGTCAGTAATCTGTGTTGGCAGAAAGGCCAGGGATTTCTTTGCGCGCCGCAAGTACAATATCAGAGAATACTATGTAGATCTTGGTGACCTTCCTGACTATATTCAGGGTAGAGAACTGGCAAGAGAAATAATTAAAATGTTTAACACCAAGGAGTTTAAAAAGCTCTACTTGGTCTTTACAGAGTTTGGATCAGCCATTAGTTACAAGCCCAAAATGATTCCTCTGCTGCCTATCGGCTCAGAAGCAAACAAGGAGGAAAAGGAGCAGCAGATTGAGTACATCTATGAGCCAAATTCGGACGAAGTTTTAGGAACTCTTTTACCTCGTTCTGTAGAAATAAATGTCTTCAGGGCACTATTGGAGGCCAAGGCCAGTGAACATGGTGCAAGGATGACAGCAATGGGCAGTGCTACAGACAATGCGGGTGAATTGATAGATAAGCTGGTCTTGTCATATAACAGGGCAAGACAAGCAGCAATTACCAAGGAGATTTCAGAAATTGTTGGTGGTGCTGCTGCATTACAATAG
- the wecB gene encoding non-hydrolyzing UDP-N-acetylglucosamine 2-epimerase, with translation MLKVISIFGTRPEAIKMAPLVKKLSKESDILSKVVVTAQHRQMLDQVLELFDISPDYDLDIMQQGQTLTGVTVRVLSGLEEIIQKEKPHMVLVHGDTTTTFSSALAAFYQQAAVGHVEAGLRTFNKYSPYPEEMNRRLTGAITDLHFAPTQTSMDNLLKENIPREKIIVTGNTVIDALLETAAKDYPLETLLPGVDWSKRILLLTAHRRENWGEPLGNIFLAARELVRDFPDTELIFPVHKNPRVSQLANEVLANTERIHLIEPLDYLPFVTLMNRSYLVLTDSGGMQEEAPSLGKPVLVLRETTERPEAVEAGTVKMVGTARDKLYQVGAELLENHLAYREMAHAVNPYGDGKASGRIIDAIKRHFA, from the coding sequence ATGCTTAAAGTCATAAGTATTTTTGGGACCAGGCCGGAGGCAATCAAAATGGCACCCCTGGTAAAAAAGCTCTCCAAGGAGTCTGATATCCTGAGCAAGGTAGTAGTTACTGCCCAGCACAGACAGATGCTGGACCAGGTTTTAGAGCTGTTTGACATAAGCCCTGACTATGATCTGGACATAATGCAGCAGGGACAAACCCTTACAGGGGTTACAGTAAGGGTACTGTCCGGCCTGGAGGAAATCATCCAGAAGGAAAAGCCCCATATGGTTCTTGTCCATGGCGACACCACAACTACATTTTCTTCAGCATTAGCAGCATTTTACCAGCAGGCAGCAGTAGGTCATGTTGAAGCAGGCCTGAGAACCTTTAACAAGTATTCTCCCTACCCGGAAGAAATGAACAGAAGACTTACAGGAGCAATAACTGATCTGCATTTTGCTCCAACCCAAACCTCAATGGATAATCTGTTGAAGGAAAATATTCCAAGAGAGAAAATTATTGTTACTGGAAATACTGTAATTGATGCCCTTTTGGAAACTGCTGCAAAGGACTATCCCCTGGAAACATTACTTCCCGGTGTTGATTGGAGTAAACGAATCCTCCTCCTTACTGCCCACAGAAGGGAAAACTGGGGAGAGCCCCTTGGAAACATTTTTTTGGCAGCAAGAGAGCTGGTTAGAGATTTTCCAGATACGGAGCTTATATTCCCGGTACATAAAAACCCCAGGGTATCCCAACTGGCAAATGAAGTATTAGCTAATACTGAGCGGATTCATCTTATTGAGCCCCTGGATTATTTGCCCTTTGTTACCCTTATGAATAGAAGCTATCTGGTGCTTACTGATTCAGGAGGCATGCAGGAGGAAGCTCCCTCCCTGGGTAAGCCTGTATTAGTGTTAAGAGAAACAACGGAAAGACCAGAAGCTGTAGAGGCAGGAACAGTAAAAATGGTTGGAACAGCCAGGGACAAGTTGTACCAGGTAGGGGCAGAGCTTTTAGAAAACCACCTGGCATATAGAGAAATGGCTCATGCTGTCAATCCCTATGGCGATGGTAAAGCCAGCGGCAGGATCATAGATGCAATCAAGAGGCATTTTGCCTGA
- a CDS encoding YwmB family TATA-box binding protein, whose translation MKKTLFIFIGILCIIAIIKYPAQSNHQIQAIDPFDTLYQMEETKFSELKIAAWAKIKDKNISQQHMEDILALLQKEYNLKFQIQWEGDNNHLTLKAASRLDVNSQDATDKPGQIHINLISANDETYLAVNLEGLMLENSLPQSKKLERIFDYFEARPIINQTAIFFIPGYLSIDNQEKNVYYLFSSINGIIIEGIKEEAFVSYSGYTPHFKDGVESKGKIINVNIASRYHNIDNKTYLYMGTPLIHCQY comes from the coding sequence ATGAAAAAGACCTTATTTATTTTTATTGGCATATTATGTATAATAGCAATCATAAAATATCCAGCACAATCAAACCACCAAATCCAGGCCATTGATCCCTTTGACACCCTTTACCAGATGGAAGAGACTAAGTTTAGCGAATTAAAAATAGCAGCCTGGGCGAAAATAAAAGATAAGAACATTTCACAGCAGCATATGGAAGATATCTTAGCCTTGTTACAAAAAGAATATAATCTTAAGTTTCAGATACAATGGGAAGGAGACAATAATCACCTTACTTTGAAGGCAGCCTCCAGATTAGATGTTAATTCCCAGGATGCAACAGATAAGCCAGGGCAGATTCATATCAATCTAATCTCAGCAAATGATGAAACCTATTTAGCAGTAAACTTGGAAGGGCTGATGCTGGAAAACAGCCTACCTCAAAGCAAAAAACTTGAAAGAATCTTTGACTATTTTGAGGCCAGGCCTATTATTAACCAAACTGCTATCTTTTTTATACCAGGATACCTATCAATAGATAACCAGGAAAAAAATGTATATTACCTTTTTAGTAGTATAAATGGTATAATAATTGAAGGGATTAAAGAAGAGGCCTTTGTCAGTTATAGTGGATACACGCCTCATTTCAAAGACGGTGTAGAATCAAAGGGAAAAATAATTAATGTAAACATTGCCTCGAGATACCATAATATAGATAATAAAACGTATCTATATATGGGTACACCCTTAATCCATTGTCAGTATTAG
- the atpA gene encoding F0F1 ATP synthase subunit alpha, whose amino-acid sequence MSIRPDEISSILKNQIENFQAQVDVSDVGTVIQVGDGIARIYGLEKAMAGELLEFPGGIAGMVLNLEEDNIGCVILGPYTEIKEGDQVKRTGRIMDVPVGDAMIGRVVNALGQPIDGKGPIETDKTRPIEVVAPGVIYRQPVNTPLQTGLKSIDSMVPIGRGQRELIIGDRQTGKTAVAVDTIINQKGQGVICIYVAIGQKASTVAGVVQKLEETGAMDYTIVVSAAASEPAPMLYIAPYSGCAMGEEFMWQGKDVLVIYDDLSKQAAAYRELSLLLRRPPGREAYPGDVFYLHSRLLERAARLSKEYGGGSLTALPIIETQAGDVSAYIPTNVISITDGQIFLESDLFYAGFRPAINVGISVSRVGGAAQIKAMKQVAGRLRLDLAQYRELAAFAQFGSDLDKATQARLARGERMMELLKQDQYSPMAVQDQVVAVYVAVNGHLDDIAVSEVKKFEAEFLSYLKNSRPEILKNIIETGKLEKDNEEALVGVIKEFKEIFKQ is encoded by the coding sequence TTGAGCATTAGACCCGATGAAATAAGTTCAATTTTAAAAAACCAGATTGAAAATTTCCAGGCCCAGGTTGATGTATCTGACGTAGGAACTGTTATTCAGGTTGGTGACGGTATTGCAAGGATATACGGCTTGGAAAAGGCTATGGCCGGTGAGCTTTTGGAGTTTCCCGGCGGGATAGCTGGAATGGTTCTTAACCTAGAAGAAGATAACATTGGTTGTGTTATTCTAGGACCATATACTGAAATTAAAGAGGGAGACCAGGTTAAAAGAACCGGTCGTATCATGGACGTTCCGGTAGGAGATGCCATGATAGGCAGAGTTGTTAATGCACTTGGTCAGCCCATTGACGGCAAGGGCCCAATTGAAACTGACAAGACCAGACCAATTGAGGTTGTAGCGCCTGGTGTTATTTATCGCCAGCCGGTTAACACGCCGTTACAGACAGGTTTAAAATCAATAGACTCCATGGTTCCCATTGGCAGGGGCCAGAGGGAGCTAATAATTGGAGACCGTCAGACCGGTAAAACAGCCGTTGCTGTTGATACAATAATTAACCAAAAGGGCCAGGGGGTTATTTGTATCTATGTAGCCATAGGCCAGAAGGCATCAACTGTGGCCGGTGTTGTTCAGAAGCTTGAAGAAACAGGAGCAATGGATTATACAATAGTTGTTTCTGCCGCAGCCAGTGAGCCTGCACCAATGCTGTATATTGCACCATATTCAGGCTGTGCAATGGGTGAGGAGTTCATGTGGCAGGGCAAGGATGTACTTGTTATATATGATGACCTTTCAAAGCAGGCTGCCGCATATAGAGAACTATCCCTGTTGCTGAGAAGACCTCCCGGCAGGGAAGCTTATCCGGGGGATGTTTTCTATCTGCATTCTCGTCTGTTAGAGAGGGCAGCAAGATTGAGTAAGGAGTATGGTGGTGGTTCTTTAACTGCACTGCCAATTATTGAAACCCAGGCTGGAGACGTGTCAGCATATATTCCAACAAACGTTATCTCAATTACAGATGGTCAGATATTCCTTGAGTCAGACCTTTTCTATGCAGGCTTCCGCCCGGCTATTAACGTGGGTATTTCAGTATCCAGGGTTGGTGGTGCGGCACAGATTAAAGCCATGAAGCAGGTAGCCGGCAGGCTGCGTCTTGACCTGGCCCAGTATAGAGAGCTTGCAGCCTTTGCCCAATTTGGATCTGATCTGGACAAAGCGACTCAAGCACGTCTTGCCAGGGGTGAAAGAATGATGGAACTCCTCAAGCAGGACCAGTATTCACCCATGGCTGTACAAGACCAGGTTGTTGCTGTATATGTAGCTGTTAATGGTCACCTGGACGATATAGCTGTAAGTGAAGTAAAAAAATTTGAGGCAGAATTCCTGTCCTATCTCAAAAACAGCCGACCTGAGATCCTCAAGAATATAATAGAAACAGGCAAGCTGGAGAAAGACAATGAAGAAGCATTAGTAGGTGTTATCAAGGAATTCAAAGAAATATTCAAACAGTAG
- the atpD gene encoding F0F1 ATP synthase subunit beta, protein MNQGKIVQVIGPVVDVQFSEGNLPEIYNAVKILSKDQTEDTGLDFEIDITMEAMQHLGNNSVRCVALSSTDGLQRGMVAVDTGEPIKVAVGDEVLGRMFNVLGKPIDGKEEVVVDNYLPIHRPAPNFEDLEPSTEILETGIKVVDLLAPYAKGGKIGLFGGAGVGKTVLIMELIRNIAYEHGGYSVFAGVGERTREGNDLYLEMKESGVIDKTAMVFGQMNEPPGARLRVGLTGLTMAEYFRDAQGQDVLLFIDNIFRFTQAGSEVSALLGRMPSAVGYQPTLATEMGQLQERITSTKKGSITSVQAIYVPADDLTDPAPATAFAHLDATTVLSRAISELGIYPAVDPLDSTSRILDPRIIGDEHYAVARSVQKVLQKYKELQDIIAILGMDELSEEDKLIVARARKIQRFLSQPFFVAEQFTGMSGKYVPLKESIKGFKEIVEGKHDNLPEQAFYMVGTIEEAIEKAKELE, encoded by the coding sequence ATGAACCAGGGAAAAATTGTACAGGTAATTGGTCCTGTAGTTGACGTTCAGTTTTCTGAGGGAAACCTTCCTGAGATATACAACGCTGTAAAGATATTATCAAAGGACCAAACTGAAGATACAGGCTTGGATTTTGAAATTGATATTACAATGGAAGCCATGCAGCACCTTGGAAATAATAGTGTCCGCTGTGTTGCCCTTTCCTCCACAGACGGCCTGCAAAGAGGAATGGTAGCTGTAGATACCGGTGAGCCTATTAAGGTAGCTGTAGGTGATGAGGTTCTTGGAAGGATGTTCAACGTTCTAGGAAAGCCCATTGACGGCAAAGAAGAGGTAGTAGTGGACAACTACCTGCCAATTCACCGTCCTGCGCCGAACTTTGAGGATTTGGAGCCTTCAACAGAAATCCTGGAAACCGGTATAAAGGTTGTTGACCTGCTGGCACCTTACGCCAAGGGTGGTAAAATTGGTCTCTTTGGTGGTGCTGGTGTTGGCAAAACAGTTCTTATCATGGAGCTAATCCGTAACATTGCATACGAACATGGTGGATACTCAGTATTTGCCGGTGTTGGCGAAAGAACTAGAGAAGGTAACGACCTATACCTTGAAATGAAGGAATCAGGAGTTATTGACAAAACGGCCATGGTGTTTGGTCAGATGAATGAACCTCCTGGAGCCCGTCTCCGTGTTGGTCTAACCGGTTTGACCATGGCAGAGTATTTTCGTGATGCCCAGGGACAGGACGTATTATTATTTATAGACAATATATTCCGTTTCACCCAGGCAGGGTCCGAGGTGTCTGCACTTTTAGGCAGGATGCCCTCAGCTGTTGGTTACCAGCCAACCCTGGCAACTGAAATGGGACAGCTGCAGGAAAGAATCACTTCCACAAAGAAGGGCTCAATTACATCAGTACAGGCTATCTACGTACCTGCTGATGACTTGACTGACCCTGCTCCAGCCACAGCCTTTGCTCACCTGGATGCAACTACGGTTCTTTCACGTGCTATTTCAGAATTGGGTATCTACCCAGCTGTGGATCCACTGGATTCCACATCTAGAATCCTTGACCCAAGGATTATTGGTGATGAGCACTATGCAGTTGCAAGAAGTGTTCAGAAGGTGCTGCAGAAGTATAAGGAGCTTCAGGACATTATTGCCATCCTTGGTATGGACGAATTATCTGAAGAAGATAAACTTATTGTTGCCAGGGCGCGTAAAATTCAGAGATTCTTGTCACAGCCATTTTTCGTTGCAGAACAGTTCACCGGCATGTCAGGAAAATACGTTCCATTAAAGGAAAGCATCAAGGGCTTTAAAGAAATTGTTGAAGGAAAGCATGATAATCTGCCTGAGCAGGCCTTTTATATGGTGGGTACCATTGAGGAAGCCATTGAAAAGGCAAAAGAACTGGAATAG
- the atpF gene encoding F0F1 ATP synthase subunit B has translation MHFDFWTVVLTAINVGVVIYVLKLLLFGPVGKILQEREERIESSLARAAAAQKDAQELLDKYQQQMSEAKKEAQAIIERANKVGVQTREEIIKEAQEEAAKTLEKAKREIQGEKAKALEQIRKEAAVLAVMAAGKVINKQLDPKQHEELVQDYINEVGEVQ, from the coding sequence GTGCATTTTGATTTTTGGACAGTGGTGTTAACGGCTATTAACGTTGGTGTCGTCATATATGTATTAAAGCTTTTACTGTTTGGCCCTGTTGGCAAAATCCTGCAGGAAAGAGAAGAACGAATTGAATCGTCTCTTGCTCGAGCTGCTGCTGCCCAAAAGGATGCTCAGGAGCTGCTTGATAAGTACCAGCAGCAGATGAGTGAAGCCAAAAAAGAGGCACAGGCAATTATAGAAAGAGCCAACAAGGTTGGAGTGCAAACTAGAGAAGAAATCATCAAAGAGGCACAGGAAGAAGCTGCAAAAACCCTTGAAAAGGCTAAAAGAGAAATACAGGGGGAAAAAGCAAAGGCATTGGAACAAATCCGCAAGGAAGCAGCCGTCCTGGCAGTTATGGCTGCAGGTAAAGTTATCAACAAGCAGTTAGATCCAAAGCAGCACGAAGAGTTGGTTCAAGACTATATTAATGAGGTAGGCGAGGTTCAATGA
- the atpE gene encoding ATP synthase F0 subunit C, with product MEALAFLGVAIAIGLAALGSALGQGKATAGAMEGIARQPEAAGEIRTTLLIALAFMEALTLFAFVIAILMWTKI from the coding sequence ATGGAAGCTTTAGCATTTTTAGGTGTTGCAATTGCAATTGGTTTGGCTGCTCTAGGTTCAGCTCTTGGACAGGGTAAAGCTACTGCTGGTGCTATGGAGGGTATTGCTCGTCAGCCAGAAGCTGCAGGTGAGATTAGAACAACACTTTTGATTGCATTGGCATTTATGGAAGCTTTAACATTATTCGCTTTCGTTATCGCTATACTAATGTGGACTAAAATTTAA
- a CDS encoding MoaD/ThiS family protein, producing the protein MKIKVKLFATFREGRFAVETMEFPEGSTVLDVANKLQIKPDDVSIAMINGSSSELHDVLKEGDTLVLFPPVGGG; encoded by the coding sequence GTGAAAATTAAGGTTAAGCTTTTTGCTACCTTTAGAGAAGGTCGCTTTGCAGTGGAAACAATGGAGTTTCCTGAGGGTTCCACGGTTTTAGATGTGGCAAACAAGCTCCAGATAAAACCGGATGATGTGTCTATTGCCATGATAAATGGCAGTTCTTCAGAACTACATGATGTTTTAAAGGAAGGAGACACTTTAGTTCTCTTCCCGCCTGTTGGCGGGGGCTAA
- the murA gene encoding UDP-N-acetylglucosamine 1-carboxyvinyltransferase: protein MEKLIVTGGTKLEGRIKVSGAKNAVLPIIAASLLAEGECHLQDIPQLADVDTITQVIKSIGVKVSTTGNKDLVLNAGELTSSEPPEEWVRKMRASFLVMGPLLARLGHARISMPGGCNIGSRPIDLHLKGLTALGADIQMSHGIIECSAKKLVGSRVYLDFPSVGATENIMMAASRAEGTTVIENAAEEPEIVDLANFINGMGGRVYGAGTNIIRIEGVPRLKGANHTVIPDRIEAGTYMIMAAAAGGDVLVENVISDHLKPAMAKLAETGVTIDEEDSGVRVRSRGRGDAIDVKTLPYPGFPTDMQAQMMAYLTTARGTSVVTETVFENRFMHVNELRRMGSNIVIEGHSAVVKGVSRLTGAPVKASDLRAGAALIIAGLVAEGKTEICSIHHIDRGYEDLVVKLTGIGVDIKRKVYPDEVEK from the coding sequence TTGGAGAAATTAATAGTCACCGGAGGTACAAAATTAGAAGGAAGAATCAAAGTAAGCGGAGCTAAAAACGCTGTACTGCCTATAATAGCTGCATCTCTCCTGGCAGAAGGAGAATGTCACCTACAGGATATACCTCAACTGGCTGATGTAGATACAATTACTCAGGTAATAAAAAGTATAGGTGTAAAGGTTTCCACCACAGGAAACAAGGATTTAGTTTTAAATGCAGGTGAGCTTACAAGCAGTGAGCCGCCTGAAGAGTGGGTAAGAAAAATGAGAGCTTCTTTCTTGGTCATGGGACCATTACTGGCCAGATTAGGCCACGCAAGAATTTCCATGCCTGGAGGCTGTAATATAGGCAGCAGACCCATTGATTTACACCTTAAAGGCTTAACAGCCCTAGGTGCAGATATCCAGATGAGCCACGGAATAATTGAATGCTCTGCGAAAAAGCTTGTTGGCAGCAGAGTGTATCTAGACTTTCCCAGTGTTGGAGCCACCGAAAATATTATGATGGCTGCCAGCAGGGCAGAAGGTACTACTGTAATTGAAAACGCAGCTGAGGAACCGGAAATAGTGGATCTTGCCAACTTTATTAATGGTATGGGTGGAAGGGTATATGGTGCCGGAACAAACATCATTAGAATCGAAGGTGTTCCCCGGCTAAAGGGAGCCAACCACACAGTAATCCCTGATAGGATTGAGGCAGGAACCTATATGATTATGGCTGCTGCCGCCGGAGGAGATGTGCTGGTGGAAAACGTCATCTCCGATCACCTAAAGCCGGCAATGGCCAAGCTTGCAGAAACTGGGGTAACAATAGATGAAGAGGATTCAGGAGTTAGGGTTCGTTCAAGGGGACGAGGCGATGCAATTGATGTAAAAACCCTGCCATATCCAGGCTTTCCAACTGATATGCAGGCCCAGATGATGGCCTATCTGACTACTGCTAGAGGTACAAGTGTAGTAACAGAAACTGTTTTTGAAAATAGGTTCATGCATGTAAATGAGCTAAGAAGAATGGGCTCTAATATAGTTATCGAAGGCCATAGTGCAGTAGTTAAAGGCGTATCAAGGCTGACAGGTGCACCTGTTAAGGCAAGTGATCTTAGGGCCGGTGCAGCACTTATCATTGCAGGACTAGTAGCAGAGGGCAAGACAGAAATCTGCTCCATCCACCATATTGATAGAGGCTATGAGGATCTAGTTGTGAAGCTTACTGGCATTGGGGTGGATATTAAACGTAAGGTCTATCCAGATGAAGTAGAGAAGTAG
- a CDS encoding AtpZ/AtpI family protein translates to MVKKTGTTLKNLRLGQIAISLGINFAFWSFVGYFLGSRLDARLGTDPWLMIFGILVGIGFSFYGFIKEILVLGDMERKGHSKENGKDDTKDDK, encoded by the coding sequence ATGGTAAAAAAAACAGGCACTACCCTGAAAAATCTTCGTCTTGGCCAAATAGCCATATCTCTTGGCATAAACTTTGCGTTTTGGAGCTTTGTGGGATACTTCCTGGGCAGCAGATTAGATGCAAGGCTGGGAACGGACCCATGGCTTATGATTTTTGGCATACTAGTTGGTATAGGATTTAGTTTTTACGGCTTCATAAAAGAAATTTTAGTGTTGGGTGACATGGAAAGAAAGGGCCACTCAAAAGAAAATGGCAAAGATGATACAAAGGATGATAAATAG
- a CDS encoding F0F1 ATP synthase subunit epsilon has protein sequence MTKKFIMEVVTPARKVLSVEVDSVIVPASTGYLGILVNHAPLVTSLGVGVLKYKGDGKEEYAAVCGGFMEVSNNKVSIMADAAECAFEIDMERAKRAEERARERLKRKDGIDTLRAELALRRAMARMQAARLR, from the coding sequence ATGACAAAGAAATTTATCATGGAAGTTGTCACTCCGGCACGTAAGGTGCTCAGTGTTGAGGTGGATTCAGTAATTGTTCCGGCATCAACCGGATACCTGGGTATCCTGGTAAATCACGCTCCTCTGGTAACATCCCTGGGAGTGGGAGTTTTAAAATACAAGGGTGATGGAAAAGAGGAATATGCAGCAGTATGCGGCGGCTTCATGGAGGTCAGCAATAACAAGGTTTCCATAATGGCTGACGCTGCTGAATGTGCTTTTGAAATAGACATGGAGCGGGCAAAACGTGCCGAAGAAAGGGCCAGAGAAAGGCTCAAAAGAAAAGATGGCATAGACACACTGCGTGCCGAGCTGGCCTTGCGCAGGGCCATGGCCCGAATGCAGGCAGCTAGGTTACGGTAA
- a CDS encoding ATP synthase subunit I, whose translation MNQSAVAFYKDKKLRLILILAVTISTLTYIFGQIGVAAGVLAATPLGVFNYWMMWDAVQRELANKEANKMLLGRSLIRMVISIIALVAAVQVGIGFLFGVMLGLFLHLFTYTFDVLNILTGKKYQ comes from the coding sequence GTGAATCAAAGCGCTGTAGCTTTTTACAAGGATAAGAAGCTGAGGCTTATTCTGATCCTGGCAGTAACCATTTCAACGCTAACATATATATTTGGGCAAATAGGGGTAGCTGCTGGGGTATTAGCTGCAACACCCCTGGGAGTTTTCAATTACTGGATGATGTGGGACGCAGTTCAAAGGGAACTAGCAAACAAGGAAGCAAACAAGATGTTGTTGGGACGATCACTAATACGCATGGTCATCTCAATCATAGCCTTGGTGGCTGCGGTACAGGTGGGAATTGGCTTTCTTTTTGGAGTTATGCTTGGTCTGTTTCTACATTTATTTACTTATACTTTTGATGTATTAAACATACTGACAGGTAAAAAATATCAGTGA